The Dunckerocampus dactyliophorus isolate RoL2022-P2 chromosome 1, RoL_Ddac_1.1, whole genome shotgun sequence genome has a segment encoding these proteins:
- the aox6 gene encoding aldehyde oxidase 6 isoform X4 translates to MSASAERDTLCFFVNGKKVTEERADPETTLLYFLRQKLRLTGTKYGCGGGGCGACTVMVSRYRPSNKTIVHYSANACLLPLCQLHGAAITTVEGIGSTKTSIHPVQERIAKAHGSQCGFCTPGMVMSMYALLRNNPHPSLDDITEALAGNLCRCTGYRPIVDGCRTFCQQEVNCCQISGGKDCGGKKEKTDETPLLFNKLDFLPLDPTQELIFPPELILMAETNRPQMLTFHGERMTWVSPVLLEELVQLKTSNPKAPLIMGNTNIGPDIKFKGVVHPLVISSIRVLELFEVTETPNGVWVGAGNTLSDTRVILKKLCSQFPEEKTELFRALIHQLWNLGSKQIRNVATLGGHIMSAYPNSDLNPVLAAGNCSVSAICSDGRREVPLNQDFFVSFGKTILKPEEIVVAVLIPFSRKGEFVRAFRQAPRKESAFATVTTGMRVMFSEGSRVVEDVSIYYGGVCATTASAAKTCAAVIARPWNDETLSHAYDVLMKEFDSLPSKAEFRRCLTLSFLFKFSLEVFQKLSEMSVIEDKVMEKIEPLPREIQLSQQEFQCVSDAQSDHNPVGRPIMHLSAISQATGEAVYCDDLPTIDGELFLALVTSSRAHAKITSVDVSSALRLPGVVDVITAKDIPGKKTRSFDGYDEDVLAQTQVTCIGQIVCAVLADSRTHAKRGASAVKISYEDLPDPIFTVEDAIKQSSYFEPWRKLERGNVTEAFKSVDFVHEGEIRIGGQEHFYMETQSMLVVPVGEESEFKIYVASQWPTLLQMAVAETLAIPSNRVSCHVKRLGGAFGGKVFKTNILACIASVAAWKSNCAVRCVLERGEDMLITGGRHPVLGKYKVGFQKDGRILAADLQIYTNAGNVVDKSIVVAEKMVLHLDNAYNIPNLRGQVATCRTNLPSNTSFRGFGVPQAACVVENMIRDVGLVLQFPADQIQEINMYRGPSLTHYKMEFSPENLLRCWDECKVKSDYHGRCIAVEKFNHQNRWKKRGIAVTPVKYGIGFPEGFMNQAAALVNIYEDGSVLVTHAGTEMGQGVHTKMQQVASQELHVPPSKVYISETCTDTVPNTFPSAASFGTDANGMAVKNACQTLYQRLEPIRLKNPKGTWENWVSEAIMEKISLSATGFYRSDCRGGNLSSSSRRILRRFQANWET, encoded by the exons ATGTCGGCATCCGCAGAAAGAGacactttgtgcttttttgtCAACGGGAAAAAG GTAACCGAGGAGCGTGCGGACCCTGAGACAACACTGTTGTACTTCCTGAGACAGAAGT TGCGGTTAACCGGAACCAAGTATGGCTGCGGCGGAGGAGGCTGCGGTGCGTGTACGGTGATGGTGTCACGCTATCGACCTTCCAACAAGACCATTGT TCATTACTCGGCCAACGCCTGTCTGCTGCCACTTTGCCAGCTTCACGGAGCCGCCATCACCACCGTGGAGGGTATTGGGAGTACCAAGACCAGTATCCACCCTGTCCAG GAGCGAATAGCAAAGGCGCATGGCTCCCAGTGCGGCTTTTGCACGCCAGGCATGGTGATGTCGATGTACGCTCTCCTGCGGAACAATCCTCACCCCAGCCTGGACGACATCACTGAGGCGCTCGCTG GGAATCTGTGTCGCTGTACAGGATATCGGCCCATTGTTGACGGCTGCAGGACCTTCTGTCAG CAGGAGGTCAACTGCTGTCAGATATCTGGAGGAAAAGACTGTGGCGgcaagaaagaaaaaactgaT GAAACACCATTGCTGTTTAACAAGTTGGACTTCCTGCCACTTGACCCGACACAAGAGCTGATCTTCCCTCCTGAACTGATC CTGATGGCAGAGACCAACAGGCCACAGATGCTCACCTTCCATGGGGAGAGGATGACCTGGGTGTCCCCTGTCCTGCTGGAGGAGCTGGTCCAGCTAAAGACCAGCAACCCGAAGGCTCCGCTGATCATGGGGAACACTAACATAG GTCCGGACATTAAGTTCAAGGGCGTTGTGCATCCATTGGTGATATCTTCCATCCGAGTGCTGGAGCTGTTCGAGGTGACCGAGACACCAAACG GTGTTTGGGTGGGAGCGGGTAATACCCTCTCTGACACCAGGGTTATTTTGAAGAAGTTGTGCTCCCAGTTTCCAGAGGAGAAGACAGAGCTGTTCAGAGCGCTCATCCACCAGCTGTGGAATTTGGGGAGCAAGCAGATCCGCAATGTTGCC ACTCTTGGAGGACACATTATGAGTGCATATCCAAACTCAGACCTGAACCCAGTTCTAGCTGCCGGGAACTGCAGTGTGAGCGCCATTTGCAGTG ATGGAAGGCGAGAGGTTCCGCTCAACCAGGACTTCTTTGTGAGCTTTGGGAAAACCATCTTGAAGCCAGAGGAGATTGTTGTCGCTGTGCTGATCCCTTTTTCCAGAAAG GGGGAGTTTGTCCGAGCCTTTCGTCAGGCTCCAAGAAAGGAGAGCGCATTTGCCACAGTAACCACAGGGATGCGAGTCATGTTCTCAGAAGGATCCAGAGTAGTAGAAGATGTCAGCATTTACTACGGAGGCGTATGCGCGACCACAGCCAGCGCCGCCAAAACGTGTGCTGCTGTCATTGCACG GCCGTGGAATGATGAAACCCTCAGCCACGCCTACGATGTCCTCATGAAAGAATTTGACAGCCTGCCTTCAAAAGCAGAGTTCCGTCGCTGTCTGACTCTCAGTTTCCTCTTCAAGTTCAGCCTGGAGGTTTTTCAGAAGCTTAGCGAGATG AGTGTGATTGAAGACAAGGTCATGGAGAAGATTGAGCCACTGCCTAGGGAGATCCAGCTGAGCCAACAGGAGTTCCAG TGTGTCTCTGATGCCCAGAGTGACCACAACCCAGTGGGTCGTCCCATCATGCATCTCTCCGCCATCAGCCAGGCCACAGGAGAGGCAGTTTACTGTGATGACCTCCCGACAATTGATGGCGAACTTTTCCTGGCTCTGGTCACCAGCTCACGAGCACATGCAAAGATCAC aagcGTGGACGTGAGCAGTGCCCTGCGACTTCCTGGTGTTGTTGACGTCATCACGGCCAAAGATATTCCCGGGAAGAAAACCCGCTCCTTTGATGGTTATGATGAAGATGTGCTTGCTCAGACACAG GTGACATGCATTGGTCAGATAGTGTGTGCTGTCTTGGCGGACTCCAGGACCCATGCCAAAAGAGGCGCGTCAGCAGTTAAGATCAGCTATGAAGACTTGCCAgaccccatttttactgttgag GATGCCATTAAGCAGTCATCCTACTTTGAGCCATGGAGGAAACTTGAGAGAGGAAATGTGACAGAGGCCTTCAAAAGTGTCGATTTCGTTCATGAAG GAGAGATTCGTATTGGCGGCCAGGAACATTTCTACATGGAGACCCAGAGCATGCTGGTCGTACCCGTGGGCGAGGAGAGCGAGTTTAAAATTTATGTTGCTTCTCAGTGGCCGACATTACTTCAG ATGGCCGTTGCGGAAACTTTGGCCATTCCGTCCAACCGAGTCAGCTGTCACGTCAAAAGACTGGGCGGGGCATTTGGAGGGAAGGTCTTTAAAACTAACATACTGGCTTGTATCGCATCTGTGGCTGCATGGAA GAGTAACTGTGCAGTCCGCTGTGTTTTGGAACGAGGTGAAGACATGCTGATCACTGGCGGACGCCATCCTGTGCTGGGAAAATACAAG GTTGGCTTCCAGAAAGATGGTAGGATCCTGGCGGCGGATTTACAGATCTACACCAATGCCGGCAATGTAGTAGATAAATCCATTGTT GTAGCGGAGAAGATGGTACTTCACCTGGACAATGCTTACAACATTCCCAATCTGCGTGGTCAAGTCGCTACCTGCAGAACCAACCTCCCCTCCAACACATCCTTCAGAGGCTTCGGGGTGCCTCAGGCTGCTTGTGTTGTGGAGAACATGATCCGCGATGTGGGGCTGGTGCTACAGTTCCCTGCAGATCAG ATTCAAGAGATCAATATGTACAGAGGGCCATCACTCACCCACTACAAGATGGAGTTCAGCCCGGAGAATTTACTGCGCTGCTGGGACGAATGTAAAGTCAAGTCGGACTATCATGGCCGCTGCATTGCTGTGGAAAAATTTAACCATCAGAACCGCTGGAAGAAGAGAGGAATAGCCGTCACCCCCGTCAAATATGGCATCGGCTTTCCAGAAGGCTTCATGAATCAA gCTGCCGCTCTGGTAAACATCTATGAAGATGGATCAGTTCTGGTGACTCATGCCGGGACAGAGATGGGTCAAGGAGTCCACACCAAAATGCAGCAG GTGGCGAGCCAGGAGCTTCATGTGCCACCTTCAAAGGTCTACATCAGCGAAACCTGCACCGACACTGTTCCTAACACCTTCCCCTCCGCCGCCTCCTTTGGCACAGATGCCAACGGCATGGCCGTAAAG AACGCTTGCCAGACTCTTTACCAGCGATTGGAGCCAATTCGCCTGAAGAACCCCAAAGGAACATGGGAAAATTGG GTCAGTGAAGCCATTATGGAGAAGATCAGCTTATCTGCCACTGGATTCTACAG gtcggatTGCAGGGGCGGCAACCTAagcagctcctcccggcggatcctgaggcgtttccaggccaattgggagacatag
- the aox6 gene encoding aldehyde oxidase 6 isoform X3 gives MSASAERDTLCFFVNGKKVTEERADPETTLLYFLRQKLRLTGTKYGCGGGGCGACTVMVSRYRPSNKTIVHYSANACLLPLCQLHGAAITTVEGIGSTKTSIHPVQERIAKAHGSQCGFCTPGMVMSMYALLRNNPHPSLDDITEALAGNLCRCTGYRPIVDGCRTFCQQEVNCCQISGGKDCGGKKEKTDETPLLFNKLDFLPLDPTQELIFPPELILMAETNRPQMLTFHGERMTWVSPVLLEELVQLKTSNPKAPLIMGNTNIGPDIKFKGVVHPLVISSIRVLELFEVTETPNGVWVGAGNTLSDTRVILKKLCSQFPEEKTELFRALIHQLWNLGSKQIRNVATLGGHIMSAYPNSDLNPVLAAGNCSVSAICSDGRREVPLNQDFFVSFGKTILKPEEIVVAVLIPFSRKGEFVRAFRQAPRKESAFATVTTGMRVMFSEGSRVVEDVSIYYGGVCATTASAAKTCAAVIARPWNDETLSHAYDVLMKEFDSLPSKAEFRRCLTLSFLFKFSLEVFQKLSEMSVIEDKVMEKIEPLPREIQLSQQEFQCVSDAQSDHNPVGRPIMHLSAISQATGEAVYCDDLPTIDGELFLALVTSSRAHAKITSVDVSSALRLPGVVDVITAKDIPGKKTRSFDGYDEDVLAQTQVTCIGQIVCAVLADSRTHAKRGASAVKISYEDLPDPIFTVEDAIKQSSYFEPWRKLERGNVTEAFKSVDFVHEGEIRIGGQEHFYMETQSMLVVPVGEESEFKIYVASQWPTLLQMAVAETLAIPSNRVSCHVKRLGGAFGGKVFKTNILACIASVAAWKSNCAVRCVLERGEDMLITGGRHPVLGKYKVGFQKDGRILAADLQIYTNAGNVVDKSIVVAEKMVLHLDNAYNIPNLRGQVATCRTNLPSNTSFRGFGVPQAACVVENMIRDVGLVLQFPADQIQEINMYRGPSLTHYKMEFSPENLLRCWDECKVKSDYHGRCIAVEKFNHQNRWKKRGIAVTPVKYGIGFPEGFMNQAAALVNIYEDGSVLVTHAGTEMGQGVHTKMQQVASQELHVPPSKVYISETCTDTVPNTFPSAASFGTDANGMAVKNACQTLYQRLEPIRLKNPKGTWENWVSEAIMEKISLSATGFYRGADTHMNWEKMEGHPYPYFTFGVSCSEVELDCLTGDYRTVRTDIVVDNGQSLNPSVDIGQVRPNDETCVLVELCHPLLLRMRVGGSTAGRSLVASSGWAQPGPMGEGPTTRRLPVSPSPGPGSRMRARCPTSGRGVVPYFGGPSW, from the exons ATGTCGGCATCCGCAGAAAGAGacactttgtgcttttttgtCAACGGGAAAAAG GTAACCGAGGAGCGTGCGGACCCTGAGACAACACTGTTGTACTTCCTGAGACAGAAGT TGCGGTTAACCGGAACCAAGTATGGCTGCGGCGGAGGAGGCTGCGGTGCGTGTACGGTGATGGTGTCACGCTATCGACCTTCCAACAAGACCATTGT TCATTACTCGGCCAACGCCTGTCTGCTGCCACTTTGCCAGCTTCACGGAGCCGCCATCACCACCGTGGAGGGTATTGGGAGTACCAAGACCAGTATCCACCCTGTCCAG GAGCGAATAGCAAAGGCGCATGGCTCCCAGTGCGGCTTTTGCACGCCAGGCATGGTGATGTCGATGTACGCTCTCCTGCGGAACAATCCTCACCCCAGCCTGGACGACATCACTGAGGCGCTCGCTG GGAATCTGTGTCGCTGTACAGGATATCGGCCCATTGTTGACGGCTGCAGGACCTTCTGTCAG CAGGAGGTCAACTGCTGTCAGATATCTGGAGGAAAAGACTGTGGCGgcaagaaagaaaaaactgaT GAAACACCATTGCTGTTTAACAAGTTGGACTTCCTGCCACTTGACCCGACACAAGAGCTGATCTTCCCTCCTGAACTGATC CTGATGGCAGAGACCAACAGGCCACAGATGCTCACCTTCCATGGGGAGAGGATGACCTGGGTGTCCCCTGTCCTGCTGGAGGAGCTGGTCCAGCTAAAGACCAGCAACCCGAAGGCTCCGCTGATCATGGGGAACACTAACATAG GTCCGGACATTAAGTTCAAGGGCGTTGTGCATCCATTGGTGATATCTTCCATCCGAGTGCTGGAGCTGTTCGAGGTGACCGAGACACCAAACG GTGTTTGGGTGGGAGCGGGTAATACCCTCTCTGACACCAGGGTTATTTTGAAGAAGTTGTGCTCCCAGTTTCCAGAGGAGAAGACAGAGCTGTTCAGAGCGCTCATCCACCAGCTGTGGAATTTGGGGAGCAAGCAGATCCGCAATGTTGCC ACTCTTGGAGGACACATTATGAGTGCATATCCAAACTCAGACCTGAACCCAGTTCTAGCTGCCGGGAACTGCAGTGTGAGCGCCATTTGCAGTG ATGGAAGGCGAGAGGTTCCGCTCAACCAGGACTTCTTTGTGAGCTTTGGGAAAACCATCTTGAAGCCAGAGGAGATTGTTGTCGCTGTGCTGATCCCTTTTTCCAGAAAG GGGGAGTTTGTCCGAGCCTTTCGTCAGGCTCCAAGAAAGGAGAGCGCATTTGCCACAGTAACCACAGGGATGCGAGTCATGTTCTCAGAAGGATCCAGAGTAGTAGAAGATGTCAGCATTTACTACGGAGGCGTATGCGCGACCACAGCCAGCGCCGCCAAAACGTGTGCTGCTGTCATTGCACG GCCGTGGAATGATGAAACCCTCAGCCACGCCTACGATGTCCTCATGAAAGAATTTGACAGCCTGCCTTCAAAAGCAGAGTTCCGTCGCTGTCTGACTCTCAGTTTCCTCTTCAAGTTCAGCCTGGAGGTTTTTCAGAAGCTTAGCGAGATG AGTGTGATTGAAGACAAGGTCATGGAGAAGATTGAGCCACTGCCTAGGGAGATCCAGCTGAGCCAACAGGAGTTCCAG TGTGTCTCTGATGCCCAGAGTGACCACAACCCAGTGGGTCGTCCCATCATGCATCTCTCCGCCATCAGCCAGGCCACAGGAGAGGCAGTTTACTGTGATGACCTCCCGACAATTGATGGCGAACTTTTCCTGGCTCTGGTCACCAGCTCACGAGCACATGCAAAGATCAC aagcGTGGACGTGAGCAGTGCCCTGCGACTTCCTGGTGTTGTTGACGTCATCACGGCCAAAGATATTCCCGGGAAGAAAACCCGCTCCTTTGATGGTTATGATGAAGATGTGCTTGCTCAGACACAG GTGACATGCATTGGTCAGATAGTGTGTGCTGTCTTGGCGGACTCCAGGACCCATGCCAAAAGAGGCGCGTCAGCAGTTAAGATCAGCTATGAAGACTTGCCAgaccccatttttactgttgag GATGCCATTAAGCAGTCATCCTACTTTGAGCCATGGAGGAAACTTGAGAGAGGAAATGTGACAGAGGCCTTCAAAAGTGTCGATTTCGTTCATGAAG GAGAGATTCGTATTGGCGGCCAGGAACATTTCTACATGGAGACCCAGAGCATGCTGGTCGTACCCGTGGGCGAGGAGAGCGAGTTTAAAATTTATGTTGCTTCTCAGTGGCCGACATTACTTCAG ATGGCCGTTGCGGAAACTTTGGCCATTCCGTCCAACCGAGTCAGCTGTCACGTCAAAAGACTGGGCGGGGCATTTGGAGGGAAGGTCTTTAAAACTAACATACTGGCTTGTATCGCATCTGTGGCTGCATGGAA GAGTAACTGTGCAGTCCGCTGTGTTTTGGAACGAGGTGAAGACATGCTGATCACTGGCGGACGCCATCCTGTGCTGGGAAAATACAAG GTTGGCTTCCAGAAAGATGGTAGGATCCTGGCGGCGGATTTACAGATCTACACCAATGCCGGCAATGTAGTAGATAAATCCATTGTT GTAGCGGAGAAGATGGTACTTCACCTGGACAATGCTTACAACATTCCCAATCTGCGTGGTCAAGTCGCTACCTGCAGAACCAACCTCCCCTCCAACACATCCTTCAGAGGCTTCGGGGTGCCTCAGGCTGCTTGTGTTGTGGAGAACATGATCCGCGATGTGGGGCTGGTGCTACAGTTCCCTGCAGATCAG ATTCAAGAGATCAATATGTACAGAGGGCCATCACTCACCCACTACAAGATGGAGTTCAGCCCGGAGAATTTACTGCGCTGCTGGGACGAATGTAAAGTCAAGTCGGACTATCATGGCCGCTGCATTGCTGTGGAAAAATTTAACCATCAGAACCGCTGGAAGAAGAGAGGAATAGCCGTCACCCCCGTCAAATATGGCATCGGCTTTCCAGAAGGCTTCATGAATCAA gCTGCCGCTCTGGTAAACATCTATGAAGATGGATCAGTTCTGGTGACTCATGCCGGGACAGAGATGGGTCAAGGAGTCCACACCAAAATGCAGCAG GTGGCGAGCCAGGAGCTTCATGTGCCACCTTCAAAGGTCTACATCAGCGAAACCTGCACCGACACTGTTCCTAACACCTTCCCCTCCGCCGCCTCCTTTGGCACAGATGCCAACGGCATGGCCGTAAAG AACGCTTGCCAGACTCTTTACCAGCGATTGGAGCCAATTCGCCTGAAGAACCCCAAAGGAACATGGGAAAATTGG GTCAGTGAAGCCATTATGGAGAAGATCAGCTTATCTGCCACTGGATTCTACAG GGGCGCCGACACTCACATGAACTGGGAAAAAATGGAGGGCCATCCTTACCCTTACTTCACATTCGGGGTCAGCTGTAGTGAGGTGGAACTGGATTGCCTCACCGGTGACTACAGG ACGGTGAGGACAGACATTGTGGTCGACAATGGCCAAAGTTTGAACCCATCGGTGGACATTGGCCAGGTGAGACCTAATGACGAGACGTGTGTCCTCGTCGAATTGTGCCACCCACTGCTACTGCGCATGCGTGT TGGTGGGTCTACGGCGGGGAGATCCcttgtggcttcttcgggctgggcGCAGCCAGGCCCCATGGGTgaaggcccgaccaccaggcgcttGCCTGTGAGTCCCTCCcccgggcctggctccaggaTGAGGGCCCGGTGTCCCACGTCCGGACGAGGTGTGGTTCCATATTTTggtggaccgtcgtggtga
- the aox6 gene encoding aldehyde oxidase 6 isoform X5, whose product MAETNRPQMLTFHGERMTWVSPVLLEELVQLKTSNPKAPLIMGNTNIGPDIKFKGVVHPLVISSIRVLELFEVTETPNGVWVGAGNTLSDTRVILKKLCSQFPEEKTELFRALIHQLWNLGSKQIRNVATLGGHIMSAYPNSDLNPVLAAGNCSVSAICSDGRREVPLNQDFFVSFGKTILKPEEIVVAVLIPFSRKGEFVRAFRQAPRKESAFATVTTGMRVMFSEGSRVVEDVSIYYGGVCATTASAAKTCAAVIARPWNDETLSHAYDVLMKEFDSLPSKAEFRRCLTLSFLFKFSLEVFQKLSEMSVIEDKVMEKIEPLPREIQLSQQEFQCVSDAQSDHNPVGRPIMHLSAISQATGEAVYCDDLPTIDGELFLALVTSSRAHAKITSVDVSSALRLPGVVDVITAKDIPGKKTRSFDGYDEDVLAQTQVTCIGQIVCAVLADSRTHAKRGASAVKISYEDLPDPIFTVEDAIKQSSYFEPWRKLERGNVTEAFKSVDFVHEGEIRIGGQEHFYMETQSMLVVPVGEESEFKIYVASQWPTLLQMAVAETLAIPSNRVSCHVKRLGGAFGGKVFKTNILACIASVAAWKSNCAVRCVLERGEDMLITGGRHPVLGKYKVGFQKDGRILAADLQIYTNAGNVVDKSIVVAEKMVLHLDNAYNIPNLRGQVATCRTNLPSNTSFRGFGVPQAACVVENMIRDVGLVLQFPADQIQEINMYRGPSLTHYKMEFSPENLLRCWDECKVKSDYHGRCIAVEKFNHQNRWKKRGIAVTPVKYGIGFPEGFMNQAAALVNIYEDGSVLVTHAGTEMGQGVHTKMQQVASQELHVPPSKVYISETCTDTVPNTFPSAASFGTDANGMAVKNACQTLYQRLEPIRLKNPKGTWENWVSEAIMEKISLSATGFYRGADTHMNWEKMEGHPYPYFTFGVSCSEVELDCLTGDYRTVRTDIVVDNGQSLNPSVDIGQIEGAFMQGLGLYTLEELKFSPSGLLYTRGPSQYQIPAVCDMPLSFNVYLLSDSHNPHAIYSSKGIGEPAVFLGSSVFFAIKDAVAAARKEVGLTGCFSLDSPATAERICLACASPFTQKV is encoded by the exons ATGGCAGAGACCAACAGGCCACAGATGCTCACCTTCCATGGGGAGAGGATGACCTGGGTGTCCCCTGTCCTGCTGGAGGAGCTGGTCCAGCTAAAGACCAGCAACCCGAAGGCTCCGCTGATCATGGGGAACACTAACATAG GTCCGGACATTAAGTTCAAGGGCGTTGTGCATCCATTGGTGATATCTTCCATCCGAGTGCTGGAGCTGTTCGAGGTGACCGAGACACCAAACG GTGTTTGGGTGGGAGCGGGTAATACCCTCTCTGACACCAGGGTTATTTTGAAGAAGTTGTGCTCCCAGTTTCCAGAGGAGAAGACAGAGCTGTTCAGAGCGCTCATCCACCAGCTGTGGAATTTGGGGAGCAAGCAGATCCGCAATGTTGCC ACTCTTGGAGGACACATTATGAGTGCATATCCAAACTCAGACCTGAACCCAGTTCTAGCTGCCGGGAACTGCAGTGTGAGCGCCATTTGCAGTG ATGGAAGGCGAGAGGTTCCGCTCAACCAGGACTTCTTTGTGAGCTTTGGGAAAACCATCTTGAAGCCAGAGGAGATTGTTGTCGCTGTGCTGATCCCTTTTTCCAGAAAG GGGGAGTTTGTCCGAGCCTTTCGTCAGGCTCCAAGAAAGGAGAGCGCATTTGCCACAGTAACCACAGGGATGCGAGTCATGTTCTCAGAAGGATCCAGAGTAGTAGAAGATGTCAGCATTTACTACGGAGGCGTATGCGCGACCACAGCCAGCGCCGCCAAAACGTGTGCTGCTGTCATTGCACG GCCGTGGAATGATGAAACCCTCAGCCACGCCTACGATGTCCTCATGAAAGAATTTGACAGCCTGCCTTCAAAAGCAGAGTTCCGTCGCTGTCTGACTCTCAGTTTCCTCTTCAAGTTCAGCCTGGAGGTTTTTCAGAAGCTTAGCGAGATG AGTGTGATTGAAGACAAGGTCATGGAGAAGATTGAGCCACTGCCTAGGGAGATCCAGCTGAGCCAACAGGAGTTCCAG TGTGTCTCTGATGCCCAGAGTGACCACAACCCAGTGGGTCGTCCCATCATGCATCTCTCCGCCATCAGCCAGGCCACAGGAGAGGCAGTTTACTGTGATGACCTCCCGACAATTGATGGCGAACTTTTCCTGGCTCTGGTCACCAGCTCACGAGCACATGCAAAGATCAC aagcGTGGACGTGAGCAGTGCCCTGCGACTTCCTGGTGTTGTTGACGTCATCACGGCCAAAGATATTCCCGGGAAGAAAACCCGCTCCTTTGATGGTTATGATGAAGATGTGCTTGCTCAGACACAG GTGACATGCATTGGTCAGATAGTGTGTGCTGTCTTGGCGGACTCCAGGACCCATGCCAAAAGAGGCGCGTCAGCAGTTAAGATCAGCTATGAAGACTTGCCAgaccccatttttactgttgag GATGCCATTAAGCAGTCATCCTACTTTGAGCCATGGAGGAAACTTGAGAGAGGAAATGTGACAGAGGCCTTCAAAAGTGTCGATTTCGTTCATGAAG GAGAGATTCGTATTGGCGGCCAGGAACATTTCTACATGGAGACCCAGAGCATGCTGGTCGTACCCGTGGGCGAGGAGAGCGAGTTTAAAATTTATGTTGCTTCTCAGTGGCCGACATTACTTCAG ATGGCCGTTGCGGAAACTTTGGCCATTCCGTCCAACCGAGTCAGCTGTCACGTCAAAAGACTGGGCGGGGCATTTGGAGGGAAGGTCTTTAAAACTAACATACTGGCTTGTATCGCATCTGTGGCTGCATGGAA GAGTAACTGTGCAGTCCGCTGTGTTTTGGAACGAGGTGAAGACATGCTGATCACTGGCGGACGCCATCCTGTGCTGGGAAAATACAAG GTTGGCTTCCAGAAAGATGGTAGGATCCTGGCGGCGGATTTACAGATCTACACCAATGCCGGCAATGTAGTAGATAAATCCATTGTT GTAGCGGAGAAGATGGTACTTCACCTGGACAATGCTTACAACATTCCCAATCTGCGTGGTCAAGTCGCTACCTGCAGAACCAACCTCCCCTCCAACACATCCTTCAGAGGCTTCGGGGTGCCTCAGGCTGCTTGTGTTGTGGAGAACATGATCCGCGATGTGGGGCTGGTGCTACAGTTCCCTGCAGATCAG ATTCAAGAGATCAATATGTACAGAGGGCCATCACTCACCCACTACAAGATGGAGTTCAGCCCGGAGAATTTACTGCGCTGCTGGGACGAATGTAAAGTCAAGTCGGACTATCATGGCCGCTGCATTGCTGTGGAAAAATTTAACCATCAGAACCGCTGGAAGAAGAGAGGAATAGCCGTCACCCCCGTCAAATATGGCATCGGCTTTCCAGAAGGCTTCATGAATCAA gCTGCCGCTCTGGTAAACATCTATGAAGATGGATCAGTTCTGGTGACTCATGCCGGGACAGAGATGGGTCAAGGAGTCCACACCAAAATGCAGCAG GTGGCGAGCCAGGAGCTTCATGTGCCACCTTCAAAGGTCTACATCAGCGAAACCTGCACCGACACTGTTCCTAACACCTTCCCCTCCGCCGCCTCCTTTGGCACAGATGCCAACGGCATGGCCGTAAAG AACGCTTGCCAGACTCTTTACCAGCGATTGGAGCCAATTCGCCTGAAGAACCCCAAAGGAACATGGGAAAATTGG GTCAGTGAAGCCATTATGGAGAAGATCAGCTTATCTGCCACTGGATTCTACAG GGGCGCCGACACTCACATGAACTGGGAAAAAATGGAGGGCCATCCTTACCCTTACTTCACATTCGGGGTCAGCTGTAGTGAGGTGGAACTGGATTGCCTCACCGGTGACTACAGG ACGGTGAGGACAGACATTGTGGTCGACAATGGCCAAAGTTTGAACCCATCGGTGGACATTGGCCAG ATTGAAGGCGCCTTCATGCAGGGTTTGGGTCTGTACACACTGGAGGAGTTGAAATTTTCTCCCTCTGGGCTTCTGTACACCCGAGGTCCATCCCAGTATCAGATACCCGCTGTGTGCGACATGCCACTCAGCTTCAATGTCTATCTCCTCTCGGACTCCCACAATCCCCATGCCATCTACTCCTCTAAG GGCATCGGGGAACCCGCAGTCTTCTTGGGCAGTTCCGTGTTCTTCGCCATCAAGGATGCTGTTGCAGCAGCACGCAAAGAGGTCGGCCTCACGGGTTGTTTTTCTCTGGACAGCCCCGCTACTGCAGAGAGAATTTGCCTGGCGTGCGCATCCCCCTTCACCCAGAAGGTGTGA